One segment of Leptospira kirschneri serovar Cynopteri str. 3522 CT DNA contains the following:
- a CDS encoding ABC-F family ATP-binding cassette domain-containing protein: MFSGFSWHIKPGSRVCLVGPNGSGKSTLFRIAEGKFIPDEGSVAKSKNTEISVFQQIPEFNPEISVIDTVLEKHKHYREYSERLKEINRKFDLVSHDSKEFTAVLDEQSALEEYAFTYGVHELESKARKVLGGLGFSNVQMEMKVREFSPGYQHRLGLTITLLNPGNLLLLDEPTNHLDNTSKEWLADYLNSTGQSFVLVTHDPEFLNSTCDTIAELSSSEVIEFRGTLEEYFEHKNELQEKLRAQFRKEETYLQKRMEWIERFRAKASKAKQVQSAIKKLEKRDKVEAPEESFWNSKSDYRFNFISSGKITARIEDGAFSYSDKTPFIFSGANLEISAGDKIAVVGPNGAGKSTFLRCLLEIHKLTSGKIYYGPKTKIGYFSQNHHEELDPSKNLIQTVMSAYPDLSEQQARSLLGYFSFSDDSVYKQTGLLSGGEQSRLRLAMLVRFPANAIFLDEPTNHLDLVVRDNLLRALMEYEGSLLIISHDPEFLRSLCNRTISVDKGQIRDFNCTFADYLKYDLQETTPSKLQAGSLISKKEETGQTRSKKNSDKNRIKKIQKDLEQLEARIELLEKSKKNLEEVLADPNFFKNRSYQLELDNLNETKNEITRLTSEWESLQLELEELSGTVN, from the coding sequence TTGTTTAGCGGATTTTCCTGGCACATCAAACCGGGATCCCGTGTTTGTCTTGTGGGTCCAAACGGTTCCGGTAAATCGACTTTGTTTAGGATTGCAGAGGGAAAATTTATTCCGGACGAAGGAAGTGTAGCAAAATCCAAAAACACTGAAATTTCAGTATTTCAACAAATTCCGGAATTTAATCCTGAAATATCGGTCATCGATACTGTATTAGAAAAACATAAACATTACCGAGAATATTCAGAGCGTTTGAAAGAAATCAATCGTAAGTTCGATCTTGTTTCTCACGATTCGAAGGAATTTACTGCAGTTCTGGATGAACAAAGCGCTTTGGAGGAATATGCTTTTACATACGGAGTTCACGAACTTGAATCTAAAGCTCGTAAAGTTTTAGGTGGATTAGGGTTTTCTAATGTTCAGATGGAAATGAAAGTTCGGGAATTTTCTCCGGGTTATCAACATCGCCTTGGTCTAACAATCACTCTTTTAAATCCTGGTAATTTATTATTGTTAGACGAACCTACAAATCATTTGGACAATACTTCTAAAGAATGGTTGGCGGATTATCTTAATTCTACCGGTCAATCTTTTGTACTCGTAACCCACGATCCAGAATTTTTAAATTCGACTTGTGATACGATTGCGGAACTTTCTTCCTCCGAAGTTATAGAATTTCGGGGGACCTTAGAGGAATATTTCGAACATAAAAATGAACTTCAAGAAAAACTTAGGGCTCAGTTTCGAAAGGAAGAAACGTATCTCCAGAAAAGAATGGAATGGATCGAACGTTTTCGCGCAAAGGCTTCTAAAGCGAAACAAGTTCAATCTGCGATCAAAAAACTCGAAAAAAGAGATAAGGTAGAAGCGCCTGAGGAATCTTTTTGGAATTCCAAGTCGGATTATCGTTTTAATTTTATATCTTCCGGAAAAATTACTGCAAGAATTGAAGACGGAGCTTTTTCATACTCTGATAAAACTCCATTTATTTTCAGTGGGGCCAATTTGGAAATTTCAGCGGGTGATAAGATTGCGGTCGTAGGTCCTAACGGTGCCGGAAAGTCAACATTCCTTCGTTGTTTATTAGAAATTCATAAATTAACTTCCGGTAAAATTTATTACGGACCTAAAACAAAAATCGGTTATTTCTCGCAAAATCATCATGAAGAATTGGATCCTTCTAAAAATCTTATTCAAACGGTTATGTCTGCTTATCCGGATCTTTCGGAACAACAGGCCAGAAGTCTTTTAGGTTATTTTTCTTTTTCGGACGATTCCGTTTATAAACAAACCGGTCTTCTTTCGGGCGGAGAACAAAGTCGTCTTCGTCTTGCTATGCTTGTTCGTTTTCCTGCTAATGCTATTTTTTTGGACGAACCTACCAATCATTTGGATTTGGTGGTTCGGGACAATTTACTGAGAGCGTTGATGGAATATGAGGGTTCTCTTTTAATCATTTCTCACGATCCAGAATTTTTAAGAAGCCTTTGTAATCGTACTATTTCCGTGGATAAAGGACAAATCCGGGATTTTAACTGCACGTTTGCGGATTATTTGAAATACGATCTGCAAGAGACCACACCTTCTAAACTACAAGCCGGAAGTTTGATTTCTAAAAAAGAGGAAACAGGGCAAACACGTTCTAAGAAAAATTCAGATAAAAACAGAATTAAAAAAATCCAGAAAGATTTAGAACAACTGGAAGCTAGGATCGAACTTTTAGAAAAATCAAAAAAAAATTTGGAAGAAGTTTTAGCCGATCCTAACTTTTTTAAAAATCGTAGTTATCAATTAGAATTGGACAATTTGAACGAAACCAAAAATGAAATTACACGTTTGACTTCCGAATGGGAATCACTTCAATTAGAATTGGAAGAACTTTCCGGAACAGTAAATTAG
- a CDS encoding rhodanese-like domain-containing protein — MTPKELKSRLDLRKTAKDSFYLLDVRNPNEVDICTIEGTDLLIPVGELSNRLSEIDSWKQSGEDVIVYCRSGGRSAMACGMLKQSGFSKVHNVEGGILLYSDEVDSSIIKY, encoded by the coding sequence ATGACACCAAAAGAGCTTAAGTCTCGATTGGATCTTAGAAAAACGGCAAAAGATTCGTTTTATCTTTTAGACGTAAGAAATCCTAACGAAGTGGATATTTGTACGATTGAAGGAACCGATCTTTTGATTCCGGTCGGAGAACTTTCCAATAGACTTTCTGAAATCGATTCTTGGAAACAATCGGGTGAGGATGTGATCGTATATTGTCGTTCCGGTGGGCGTTCCGCGATGGCCTGCGGAATGTTAAAACAGTCCGGCTTTTCAAAAGTGCATAATGTGGAAGGTGGAATTTTACTTTATTCGGATGAAGTAGATTCTTCTATTATTAAATACTAA
- a CDS encoding metallophosphoesterase: MRKLKLYVILILFLIGVNCLIVERYWVRFQEYEFKSEKITKDFDGYRIAVVSDLHYGFLNPELWIRWVIKRVNSQNADLVVGLGDYVKKRNTDVELLKVWPILKELKAKDGVYFVNGNHDHWANDKLSLELLEKSGRSIRNKNVVIRRNVSKFILVGIGDFWEDRTDIDKVLSGTFSEDLRIVLSHNPDSSNTKHKEKVDLFLTGHTHGGQVRIPFFNFSPILPVNDSNFDIGFKKNKFGENIFISAGIGWSILPIRFFCPSEIPLIVLRSP; encoded by the coding sequence ATGAGAAAATTAAAACTTTATGTTATATTAATTCTATTTTTAATTGGAGTAAATTGTCTTATTGTTGAAAGATATTGGGTTCGATTTCAAGAATACGAGTTTAAATCTGAGAAAATTACGAAAGATTTTGACGGTTATAGAATTGCGGTCGTTTCGGATCTTCACTACGGTTTTTTAAATCCGGAACTTTGGATTCGTTGGGTTATTAAAAGAGTAAATTCTCAAAATGCTGATCTAGTTGTCGGTTTGGGAGATTATGTTAAAAAAAGAAATACGGATGTAGAATTATTAAAAGTTTGGCCTATTTTAAAAGAACTAAAAGCAAAAGATGGTGTTTATTTCGTTAATGGCAATCATGATCATTGGGCCAACGATAAACTATCACTTGAACTTTTAGAAAAAAGCGGCCGATCTATTAGAAATAAAAACGTCGTGATACGACGAAACGTATCAAAGTTTATCCTGGTGGGAATTGGAGATTTTTGGGAAGATAGAACTGACATCGATAAAGTTTTGTCCGGTACTTTTTCCGAAGATTTAAGAATTGTATTGTCCCACAATCCTGATTCATCCAATACAAAACATAAAGAAAAAGTGGATTTGTTTCTGACTGGACATACTCATGGCGGACAAGTAAGAATTCCGTTTTTTAATTTTTCACCTATCTTACCTGTAAATGATTCTAACTTTGATATTGGTTTTAAAAAAAATAAGTTTGGTGAAAACATATTTATTTCCGCTGGTATTGGTTGGTCAATTTTACCGATTCGATTTTTTTGCCCTTCCGAAATTCCTTTGATCGTATTGCGTTCTCCGTAG
- a CDS encoding TetR/AcrR family transcriptional regulator — MTVARHKRRSRNSLNRGNIVQVAMEILQEKGIDGLSMRKIAEKLDCSVASPYSHFKSQEEIIQVLIAKGETELTQLLRNAQKNGKNAFEQLAGIARAYWDFSLNNKELHKVMFNTVHGHMHRKAFPSLPTSYRVFLETIRNGCANQEFKLPKSEYPAIARMMWAWMYGLMVLDLTNMLKRRRGGKDDPLAEGFLYFRKILLGE, encoded by the coding sequence ATGACCGTGGCGCGACACAAGAGAAGATCTAGAAATAGTTTAAATAGAGGAAATATCGTACAAGTTGCGATGGAAATCCTTCAAGAAAAAGGAATCGACGGACTTTCCATGAGAAAGATCGCCGAAAAATTGGACTGCAGCGTGGCAAGTCCGTATTCTCATTTCAAAAGTCAGGAAGAAATTATACAAGTACTGATCGCTAAAGGAGAAACCGAACTGACTCAACTTTTACGGAACGCACAGAAAAACGGAAAAAACGCATTTGAACAGTTGGCGGGAATCGCACGGGCTTATTGGGATTTTTCCTTAAATAATAAAGAACTACATAAAGTAATGTTTAACACGGTTCATGGACACATGCACAGAAAGGCGTTCCCGAGTTTACCTACCAGTTATAGAGTATTTTTAGAAACCATACGGAACGGTTGTGCCAACCAAGAATTCAAATTACCTAAATCAGAATATCCAGCAATTGCAAGAATGATGTGGGCTTGGATGTATGGACTGATGGTATTAGATCTTACGAATATGCTCAAACGTCGCCGTGGAGGAAAAGACGATCCGTTAGCAGAAGGTTTTTTATATTTTCGAAAAATTCTTTTAGGAGAATGA
- a CDS encoding acetyl-CoA C-acetyltransferase, protein MEEAVILDGIRTPFGNFGGTLKDLSTVDLGVLISKAILEKTGVSPDVIGESIFGNVIPTGKEAIYLARHIGLKTGLPLGVPALTLNRLCGSGMEAIIQAAKKIYLGDADAVLAGGVESMSNAPYVVRNARWGVRYGSAEFEDTLEQGLTDQYVGLIMGQTAENLADQYKISRQEQDEWAAVSQTRAEKATLEGRLKEEIFTVTIPGKKPVILEKDEFIKGAAGVDKLGSLKAVFREGGTVTAGNASGLNDGAAATIVTSSSYAKKLGKKPLAIIRGYGHAGCDPAKMGIGPALAIPAALKKAGLKLSDMSLVEVNEAFAAQYLAVQKELGLNPEITNVNGGAVAIGHPLGASGARVTITLAYELKRRKAKYGVASLCIGGGQGIALVLENPEV, encoded by the coding sequence ATGGAAGAGGCGGTTATACTGGACGGGATTAGGACTCCGTTCGGAAATTTCGGAGGAACTTTAAAAGATCTAAGCACGGTCGATCTAGGAGTTTTGATTTCCAAGGCGATCTTGGAAAAAACGGGAGTTTCTCCGGACGTAATTGGAGAATCGATTTTTGGAAACGTGATTCCTACAGGAAAAGAGGCGATTTATCTTGCACGTCATATTGGTCTGAAAACGGGTCTTCCTTTGGGAGTTCCTGCTTTGACTCTCAATCGTCTTTGTGGTTCTGGTATGGAAGCGATCATCCAAGCTGCAAAAAAGATTTATCTAGGGGATGCGGACGCAGTTCTTGCGGGTGGAGTGGAATCGATGAGCAATGCTCCTTATGTTGTGCGTAACGCGCGTTGGGGAGTTCGTTACGGTTCCGCAGAATTTGAAGATACTTTAGAACAAGGTCTCACCGATCAATACGTAGGTTTGATCATGGGTCAGACAGCTGAAAATCTTGCCGATCAGTATAAAATTTCCAGACAAGAACAGGATGAATGGGCGGCGGTTTCTCAAACTCGTGCCGAAAAAGCCACTTTGGAAGGACGTCTTAAAGAAGAAATTTTTACCGTTACAATTCCAGGCAAAAAACCGGTTATATTAGAAAAAGATGAATTTATTAAGGGTGCCGCTGGCGTTGATAAACTGGGAAGTTTAAAGGCGGTCTTTAGAGAAGGTGGAACCGTGACTGCTGGAAACGCTTCCGGTTTAAACGACGGAGCGGCGGCTACGATCGTAACTTCTTCTTCTTATGCTAAGAAGTTAGGTAAAAAACCTTTGGCGATTATCCGAGGTTATGGTCACGCCGGTTGTGATCCTGCTAAAATGGGAATTGGTCCGGCGCTTGCGATTCCAGCTGCTTTGAAAAAAGCGGGTCTTAAACTTTCAGATATGAGTTTAGTAGAAGTAAACGAAGCTTTTGCGGCTCAATATCTTGCGGTTCAAAAAGAACTAGGGCTCAATCCGGAAATTACCAATGTAAATGGTGGTGCGGTAGCGATCGGACATCCTCTGGGAGCTTCCGGAGCCAGAGTTACGATTACACTTGCATACGAACTTAAAAGAAGAAAGGCGAAATACGGAGTAGCTTCCCTTTGTATTGGGGGAGGTCAGGGAATTGCGCTCGTTCTGGAAAATCCAGAAGTGTAA
- a CDS encoding peptidoglycan recognition protein family protein: MKNNFFFKLAVFTLILNCSFPTKESEVLSSNQILPFLTLGIGKDSLKSIGKKRWFFGVKSILLHHTYGLKAGEYLDKSKSSGWMVHFIVLENGSIYGVEEPSKILYKAAPGMDETTIHVSWEGNNDSILKNEVQLKSLVNLVETLSKEHSIPLNNYDITSKKGIFTHTQSKKKFGRFLDTGECGSEKVLSSVLLKLQGKFFPETEWKNRFASGWVIRKEKFTDLSGKKIVQTYNRGRGTTSAPIIELNSIEKMSDGKAPEERRLRYNHRGSISPDCIVLHFTAIPDYQKTLEVLEKRNLSATFLADQDGKVYQLLDSILDVAAAAAGTNSNCFQVEIVGKDTEMLLANKEQTKAVVRLVKELSEKYKIPLNNERIESLRGVYSHTQAKKKWGSSIYLDGKDFDPGEPYMKEVLDQAGGTYYPEENWFDRQSEDWILLFTDFQP; this comes from the coding sequence ATGAAAAACAATTTCTTTTTTAAATTAGCGGTATTCACACTTATATTAAATTGCTCCTTTCCAACCAAAGAATCCGAAGTGCTAAGTTCCAATCAGATACTTCCTTTTTTAACTTTAGGAATTGGCAAAGATTCCCTCAAATCGATCGGTAAAAAACGTTGGTTCTTTGGAGTCAAATCGATTCTTTTGCATCATACTTACGGTTTAAAAGCGGGGGAATATTTAGACAAAAGTAAATCCTCAGGATGGATGGTGCATTTTATCGTTCTTGAAAATGGAAGTATATACGGAGTAGAAGAACCCTCTAAAATACTTTACAAAGCCGCGCCCGGAATGGACGAAACTACAATCCACGTTTCTTGGGAAGGGAACAACGATTCCATTTTAAAAAACGAGGTTCAGTTAAAATCTCTTGTCAATCTGGTTGAAACTCTTTCAAAAGAACATTCAATTCCTCTAAATAACTACGACATTACTTCAAAAAAGGGAATTTTTACACATACCCAAAGCAAGAAAAAATTCGGCCGTTTTTTAGATACCGGAGAGTGTGGAAGTGAAAAAGTTTTATCTTCCGTTCTTTTAAAACTCCAAGGAAAATTTTTTCCGGAAACGGAATGGAAAAATCGGTTTGCCTCTGGCTGGGTAATTCGTAAGGAAAAATTTACAGATTTATCCGGTAAAAAAATTGTTCAAACATACAACCGAGGTAGAGGCACCACTTCCGCTCCAATCATAGAATTGAATTCAATCGAAAAAATGTCCGATGGAAAAGCTCCCGAAGAAAGAAGGTTACGATACAATCATCGTGGATCGATCTCTCCTGATTGTATCGTATTACACTTTACCGCAATTCCTGATTATCAAAAAACTTTAGAAGTATTAGAAAAACGGAATTTATCTGCTACATTTCTTGCAGATCAAGATGGAAAAGTCTATCAACTTTTGGATTCCATCTTGGACGTGGCTGCGGCTGCGGCTGGAACAAACTCGAACTGTTTTCAAGTGGAAATCGTAGGAAAAGATACGGAAATGCTTTTAGCCAATAAGGAACAGACCAAAGCGGTTGTTCGTCTCGTAAAAGAACTTTCCGAAAAGTATAAGATTCCTCTTAACAATGAACGTATAGAATCTTTACGAGGTGTATATTCTCATACACAAGCCAAAAAAAAATGGGGAAGTTCCATCTATCTTGACGGAAAGGATTTTGATCCGGGCGAACCTTATATGAAAGAAGTTTTAGATCAAGCGGGTGGAACTTATTATCCGGAAGAAAATTGGTTCGATAGACAGAGCGAAGATTGGATTCTTTTATTTACCGATTTTCAACCCTGA
- a CDS encoding tetratricopeptide repeat protein codes for MLSMIRKILSGFYFTYCIRLSFLFFVFLFLSECSVYRRIFPKEDEFLKSLNLPEWVLESNIKLRVLSGLQDLPNPEDSLPEDEIASFENKTRRILATSPQAMKDLFEATGCIDGSRLAGIRANRITEKEEDVWYGICRNGKEDAIIFRLFQMGNTDLYRKYEKETLPAWEEARKLAANNPDKAVRLANQVIELEPAHPAARKLLGQLYLKGGYCRGSIRNYRLYLRVMPLAGDKWKIHDQLKEKCGEFLKAEPSKEEVELPDADPDAM; via the coding sequence TTGTTATCGATGATTCGAAAAATTCTCTCCGGCTTTTATTTCACCTATTGTATTCGATTGTCTTTTTTATTTTTCGTTTTTCTTTTTCTTTCGGAATGTTCCGTCTATCGGAGAATTTTTCCAAAAGAAGACGAATTTTTAAAGTCTCTCAATTTGCCAGAGTGGGTGTTAGAATCTAACATCAAGTTGAGAGTTTTATCCGGCTTACAAGATCTTCCAAATCCTGAAGATTCACTTCCGGAAGACGAGATCGCAAGTTTTGAAAACAAAACCAGAAGAATCTTGGCTACTTCTCCGCAAGCGATGAAGGATCTTTTTGAAGCCACAGGTTGTATAGACGGTTCCAGACTTGCAGGAATTAGAGCCAACCGAATCACCGAAAAAGAAGAAGACGTTTGGTACGGAATTTGTCGTAACGGAAAAGAAGACGCAATCATCTTTCGTTTGTTTCAAATGGGAAACACCGATCTCTATAGAAAGTACGAAAAGGAAACACTTCCGGCCTGGGAAGAAGCGAGAAAACTTGCAGCAAATAATCCGGATAAGGCGGTTCGACTTGCCAATCAAGTCATCGAATTGGAACCGGCACATCCCGCAGCTAGAAAACTACTCGGACAATTATATCTAAAAGGAGGTTATTGTAGAGGCTCGATCAGAAACTATAGACTTTATCTCAGAGTTATGCCTCTCGCCGGCGACAAGTGGAAAATACACGACCAACTTAAAGAGAAATGTGGAGAATTTTTAAAAGCAGAACCTTCAAAAGAAGAAGTAGAACTTCCAGATGCGGACCCAGACGCGATGTAA
- the ribE gene encoding 6,7-dimethyl-8-ribityllumazine synthase, with translation MIQELKADLNGKGQKHCVIVSRFNEFITESLLKGALESFRMHGVEDVTVVRVPGAYEMPVVVSKAAASKKYDSIVCLGAVIRGATAHFDLVAGESAKIGSIGVQYSIPVIFGVLTTDTIEQAIERAGTKAGNKGAEAAATAVEMVNLLSLL, from the coding sequence ATGATCCAAGAACTCAAAGCAGATCTAAACGGAAAGGGACAAAAACACTGTGTGATCGTCTCTCGTTTCAATGAATTTATCACGGAAAGTCTACTGAAAGGAGCACTTGAGTCGTTTCGGATGCACGGAGTTGAAGACGTGACCGTGGTTCGGGTTCCTGGTGCTTACGAAATGCCGGTGGTGGTTTCTAAGGCGGCCGCTTCTAAAAAATACGATTCCATCGTTTGTTTGGGGGCGGTGATCCGAGGTGCGACTGCTCATTTTGATTTAGTAGCGGGAGAATCTGCAAAGATCGGATCAATCGGAGTTCAATATTCCATCCCTGTCATTTTTGGAGTCCTGACCACAGATACGATCGAACAAGCGATTGAAAGAGCGGGAACCAAGGCGGGAAATAAGGGTGCGGAAGCCGCAGCCACCGCCGTGGAAATGGTAAACCTACTTTCCCTTCTTTGA
- the nusB gene encoding transcription antitermination factor NusB codes for MSARRTSREIAVMALYQLELTQPPLKEVLKFKWYDKKTEPEERDFAVSIVNGVVKNQEQIDTLIKKYSKNWDFSRISIVNKAILRLSIYALLYTWEVPKNVTIDEAVELTKEFESEESARFVNGVLDAILKNEIKSDG; via the coding sequence ATGTCAGCCAGGCGTACTTCCAGAGAAATCGCCGTAATGGCACTTTACCAATTGGAGCTTACTCAACCTCCTTTAAAAGAGGTTCTTAAGTTCAAATGGTACGATAAAAAAACGGAACCAGAAGAAAGAGATTTTGCAGTTTCCATCGTAAATGGAGTTGTGAAAAACCAGGAACAGATCGATACTCTAATCAAGAAATACTCCAAAAATTGGGACTTTTCAAGAATCAGCATCGTAAACAAAGCGATTCTACGTTTGTCTATATACGCGTTGTTATATACTTGGGAAGTTCCAAAAAACGTTACGATCGACGAAGCGGTAGAACTTACAAAAGAATTTGAAAGCGAAGAATCTGCTCGGTTTGTAAACGGAGTTTTGGACGCAATTCTCAAAAACGAAATCAAATCCGATGGATAA
- a CDS encoding tetratricopeptide repeat protein, translating to MDKEIRKNRLFLEGIEEEEFYFPEDKEPVRVRRSYNKLIIFWILMGLFVLGGIGFAVYHQFFRTSSAGSEFAGAFNKDLIQNKSDINRLLERPYIPDGNANPALTKCINLYKERFTRQAFDTCNEFLNSTGTQEEKSIALTVLGVIHDESGRYPQAIERLQKAIQYDPKNFYAYYNLTLSYKHAGRFADARMAALKAKEIAPNDPRVSLLAGNLFNELNDPDSAIDAYKEGLSVSPDDMYLTYNLGVSYFKKGEIPQAEEEFKKVVIKTPSGRLAALSHSYLGNIAYNKQDYKNAEYHFRQASNLSPNEAKYLYNLAIVLQKNGNKEEALKYLELARDAGANDPEIYRLIAEGFSNLNQGEMSISALQKSLKYNPTDLDSLFQLAEAYYNKGDLLSAEETYRRIVSSTPGDSFTETALINLGVVLDQMERYGEAVATLNRVIELNPKNAKAYHTLGIVYKHSGNGTLAIENWRKSTAIEPENIQSREALGDYLLENKFFREAIEEYTGLVKHKDDAYKVYLKMAEAYMGMQDDSNAEKILLKVLNSSRDGADLKNAHKKLALLYNKSKDPDLKNRAKDEAFRSAHMDPNDMEGRLVLAKILIDSNSILDREKAIDELTAIVRSDVRPKTAATAYNYLGICYYKNGEFKRAVRAFQSSIDLDPSLSEAYENKRAASAALEENTRREGYF from the coding sequence ATGGATAAAGAAATCCGAAAAAACAGGTTGTTTTTAGAGGGAATCGAGGAAGAAGAATTTTATTTCCCGGAAGACAAAGAACCGGTTCGGGTCCGCAGATCATATAATAAACTTATAATATTCTGGATTTTGATGGGTCTTTTTGTATTGGGGGGAATCGGTTTTGCGGTTTACCATCAATTTTTTCGTACTTCCTCCGCCGGTTCCGAGTTTGCCGGAGCCTTCAATAAAGATCTGATCCAAAATAAGTCGGACATCAATCGTTTATTAGAAAGACCTTATATACCGGACGGGAACGCAAACCCGGCGCTTACAAAATGTATTAATCTTTACAAAGAAAGATTTACCAGACAGGCATTTGATACTTGTAATGAGTTTTTAAACTCTACAGGAACCCAGGAAGAGAAGTCGATCGCATTGACTGTATTAGGTGTTATCCACGACGAGAGCGGACGTTATCCGCAAGCGATTGAAAGACTTCAAAAAGCAATTCAATACGATCCTAAAAATTTTTACGCATATTACAATCTCACTCTATCTTATAAACACGCTGGAAGATTTGCAGACGCTCGAATGGCCGCTCTGAAAGCGAAAGAAATTGCGCCTAACGATCCTAGGGTTTCGTTACTTGCTGGAAATTTATTTAATGAACTGAACGATCCGGACTCTGCAATCGACGCTTATAAGGAAGGATTGTCCGTTTCTCCGGACGACATGTATCTTACTTACAATTTAGGAGTCAGTTACTTTAAAAAGGGCGAAATTCCGCAAGCGGAAGAAGAATTTAAGAAAGTTGTAATAAAGACCCCATCTGGAAGATTAGCCGCGTTATCTCATTCTTATTTGGGAAATATTGCTTATAACAAACAGGATTATAAAAATGCGGAGTATCATTTCCGACAAGCGAGCAACCTTTCACCTAACGAAGCAAAGTATCTTTATAATCTCGCGATAGTTTTACAAAAAAATGGAAATAAGGAAGAGGCTCTCAAATATTTGGAACTTGCGAGAGACGCAGGCGCGAATGATCCCGAAATTTATAGATTGATCGCGGAAGGATTTTCTAATCTGAATCAGGGAGAAATGTCCATTTCGGCACTTCAGAAAAGTTTAAAATACAATCCTACCGATTTGGATTCTCTATTTCAACTTGCCGAAGCATACTATAACAAAGGAGATCTACTTTCTGCGGAAGAAACTTATCGTAGGATTGTGTCTTCCACACCTGGAGATAGTTTTACTGAAACCGCTCTGATCAATTTGGGAGTTGTTTTGGATCAGATGGAACGTTATGGAGAAGCGGTCGCTACTTTAAATCGGGTGATAGAACTTAATCCTAAAAACGCGAAGGCGTATCATACATTAGGAATTGTTTATAAACATTCTGGAAATGGGACACTCGCCATCGAAAATTGGAGAAAGTCCACGGCTATAGAACCGGAAAACATACAAAGCCGCGAAGCCCTAGGAGATTATCTACTGGAAAATAAATTTTTTCGGGAAGCTATAGAAGAATATACAGGATTAGTAAAACATAAAGACGACGCTTACAAAGTATATCTCAAAATGGCGGAAGCCTATATGGGTATGCAGGATGATTCCAACGCCGAAAAAATCCTGTTGAAAGTATTGAACTCTTCGAGAGACGGCGCAGATCTGAAGAACGCACATAAAAAATTAGCGCTGTTGTACAATAAATCCAAGGACCCAGATTTAAAAAACAGAGCCAAAGATGAGGCCTTTCGATCCGCTCACATGGATCCAAATGATATGGAAGGTAGATTAGTACTTGCAAAAATTCTAATAGATTCTAATTCAATTTTGGATCGTGAAAAGGCTATCGACGAACTGACCGCAATTGTGAGATCCGACGTAAGACCTAAAACGGCGGCGACCGCCTATAATTATTTAGGAATTTGTTATTATAAAAATGGGGAATTTAAAAGGGCGGTTCGAGCGTTTCAGAGTTCGATCGATTTAGATCCGTCTTTGTCCGAAGCCTATGAGAATAAGCGGGCAGCGTCTGCAGCGTTAGAAGAAAACACTCGCAGGGAGGGATATTTCTGA